One Gemmatimonadaceae bacterium genomic window, CGGAGCATTGGCCCTGCCGCAGAGGCACAGCGTGGACGGAGGACTTCAGGAATCAGCGGGAGAACCAGATTACAACGCCACTACTGTGCGCGTCATCCCGCGATCGGCAGACGCGGCTGACCAACGACATTCGGGCGCGAGAGATCCGGACTCGGAGCTGTTCGCGCGCTTCGTGGAACAGCAATACACCGTAACAGCAGCATCGGACCGAATGGGTTATCGTCTCGAATCAGCTCAGCCACTCGCGGGAGCACGGGCGTCGATTACGTCAGAGCCGGTGTGTGCGGGGACGATTCAGCTCACGCCCAGCGGACAACCGATAGTGCTGATGGCGGACGCGCCGACGATCGGCGGCTATCGCATAGTCGGAACGGTGATCTCATGCGACCTGCCGGTAGTCGCACAGTGCGTTCCCGGCAGAACGCTGCGCTTCGAGCGAGTATCCGTTGAGAAAGCACACGCGCTTCTGGAACAAAGCGAGCGCGCGCTGTTGCGGCTCCTCAGGGCGGCGTCCGCGCCAGCAGAATACTGACCACCGCATCCGCCAGGAGATCACGGACCGACTCGGCGTAGTGCAGCGCATCGCCGACGTGAAGGCTGGCGCTTTTCCACGTATCGCCGCCGTCGTTTGAAGTCATTGCCGCGAGGTCGACCACGTTGACTCCTTTTGGCAGAAACTTCGAGCGTATCTGATCGTTGAGGGCCTTGACCGAAAGCTGGTCCGGTGGCCGCGGCGACAGCGTGGTCACGATGATGTGATTGGCCGCGATGCCCCTCGCAATCCACAAATCGACCATCCATTCCAGATTGATGAGGGTTGATGCAGTGGATATTCCCGCGCCCAGGTCGTTCGTACCCATGGAGATGTAGAGGAAATCCGAAGTCCGGGGTGTGAACGCCTGGACTCGAGTGATTGGCCCTGACGGGTAGTTATCGGTTTGCGACTCCCCACCGCTCCACGGGTAGCCGACACCGAGCGCTTCGCCCTCGAATCGGGTTACTCCGTTCACGGATTCACGCGCGTTCGGGCTTCCGATGATCGTGCGGCCTGTCCCTGTTGTCGTCCCGCCGATGCCGTGGTTCACAACGACGATCGTCTGGCTTCGGCTGGCGCGCCAGCGGCTCTCGATCTTCCCGGCAAGCTGGGAAGTACTGTTCGGATCGTTCGGGCCGA contains:
- a CDS encoding biotin-dependent carboxyltransferase family protein, giving the protein MIVVDQAPPYLTVQDAGRVGYRSSGVPPAGAMDQWSLAMANVYAGNQRNAAALEWAVGGGALRFEHETIIGLAGAEVDAAIGDRPVQSPGSFVVRSGEVLKVRAITARRFLYLALHGGIECPVVLGSRSTYLPASFGGIEGRRLTNGDVLSSGALALPQRHSVDGGLQESAGEPDYNATTVRVIPRSADAADQRHSGARDPDSELFARFVEQQYTVTAASDRMGYRLESAQPLAGARASITSEPVCAGTIQLTPSGQPIVLMADAPTIGGYRIVGTVISCDLPVVAQCVPGRTLRFERVSVEKAHALLEQSERALLRLLRAASAPAEY